The following coding sequences are from one Microbacterium wangchenii window:
- a CDS encoding sensor histidine kinase: MNRPPRTVSARARILGAVLAVACAGLVVVGGITFWVQQDTVLRTADGQLRTFAASVATEPMPDRAAVIDVVHSIVPDRTDGTIAVADGEVIAAAPSATGLHLADDEEFVRALSASSPTAAEYGTVNGDHGTLRYVALPVDGAVIAHAVLLDARMQLVITGVLTYTVTGLGMLLAIGVVGWFVIGRLLLPLRDLRATADAVTIGDFGARLPADGNDEISDLTRTVNSMLDRIEVSVDVQRQLLDDVRHELKTPITIVRGHLETMDVTDPVDVATTREIGMSELDRMTRLVDDIDLLAAVEDGALTMNMIDVDALTARVGELVAVIPGHSWSVESRGYGRVEGDYDRLLQAWLQLADNAAKYTPEGTPVEIGSSVDDAGAHLWVRDHGPGIPPASRHRIFRRFDRAEGRRTVGGSGLGLAIVDAIVKGHDGHCSVTETPGGGATFTIHIPPGRGRAPADLPAPVRAGDVVQQREASG; this comes from the coding sequence ATGAACCGCCCGCCGAGAACGGTCTCGGCGCGCGCACGGATCCTGGGGGCTGTCCTCGCCGTCGCGTGCGCCGGGCTCGTCGTGGTGGGCGGGATCACGTTCTGGGTGCAGCAGGACACCGTGCTGCGGACGGCCGATGGGCAGTTGCGCACGTTCGCCGCGAGCGTCGCGACGGAGCCGATGCCCGACCGCGCAGCCGTCATCGACGTCGTGCACAGCATCGTCCCCGACCGCACCGACGGCACGATCGCTGTGGCCGACGGCGAGGTGATCGCCGCCGCACCCAGCGCGACGGGCCTGCACCTGGCCGACGACGAGGAGTTCGTGCGGGCGCTGTCCGCGTCCTCGCCCACGGCCGCCGAGTACGGGACGGTGAACGGCGACCACGGCACGCTGCGCTACGTCGCCCTGCCCGTCGACGGCGCCGTCATCGCCCACGCCGTGCTGCTGGATGCCCGCATGCAGCTCGTGATCACCGGCGTCCTCACCTACACCGTGACGGGGCTCGGGATGCTGCTGGCCATCGGCGTGGTCGGGTGGTTCGTGATCGGGCGGCTGCTCCTGCCGCTGCGCGACCTCCGCGCCACCGCCGACGCCGTCACGATCGGTGACTTCGGCGCGCGCCTGCCCGCCGACGGCAACGACGAGATCTCCGACCTCACCCGCACCGTCAACTCCATGCTCGACCGGATCGAGGTCTCCGTCGACGTGCAGCGCCAGCTGCTGGATGATGTCCGGCATGAACTGAAGACCCCCATCACGATCGTGCGCGGGCATCTGGAGACGATGGATGTCACGGATCCGGTGGATGTCGCGACCACGCGCGAGATCGGCATGTCCGAGCTGGACCGCATGACCCGCCTCGTCGACGACATCGATCTGCTGGCAGCTGTCGAGGACGGCGCGCTGACGATGAACATGATCGATGTCGACGCCCTCACGGCACGCGTGGGAGAACTGGTGGCGGTCATCCCCGGCCATTCGTGGAGTGTCGAGTCCCGCGGGTACGGTCGCGTCGAGGGCGACTACGACCGCCTGCTCCAAGCGTGGCTGCAGCTGGCCGACAACGCCGCGAAGTACACCCCCGAGGGCACGCCGGTGGAGATCGGCAGTTCCGTCGACGACGCCGGCGCGCATCTGTGGGTGCGCGACCACGGCCCCGGCATCCCGCCCGCATCCCGCCACCGCATCTTCCGCCGCTTCGACCGCGCCGAAGGGCGCCGCACCGTCGGCGGCTCGGGGCTCGGACTCGCCATCGTGGACGCGATCGTGAAAGGCCACGACGGCCACTGCTCGGTCACCGAGACCCCCGGCGGCGGCGCCACCTTCACCATCCACATCCCGCCCGGACGCGGGCGGGCACCGGCCGACCTGCCGGCGCCCGTGCGCGCCGGTGACGTGGTCCAGCAGCGAGAGGCCTCCGGATGA
- a CDS encoding response regulator transcription factor yields MTLILIAEDETRISAFISRGLESAGYRTRVVEDGGDALEAALSGEVDLMLLDIGLPTMDGFEVLRDLRGQGSTLPVIILTARSSTRDTVDGLDAGANDYVAKPFKFDELLARVRSRLRETVQTGTIAVVHGDVSLDVLTRRATVAGREIDLSAREFALAEQFLRHPGQVLSREQLLSRVWGLDFDPGSNVVDVYVRYLRGKFGHECITTVRGAGYRWE; encoded by the coding sequence ATGACGCTCATCCTCATCGCCGAAGACGAGACCCGCATCTCGGCCTTCATCAGCCGCGGACTCGAGTCCGCCGGCTACCGCACCCGCGTGGTCGAGGACGGGGGCGACGCACTCGAAGCCGCGCTGTCGGGCGAGGTCGACCTCATGCTCCTGGACATCGGGCTGCCCACCATGGACGGGTTCGAGGTGCTGCGCGACCTGCGCGGCCAGGGGTCCACGCTCCCCGTCATCATCCTCACCGCCCGCTCCAGCACGCGCGACACCGTGGACGGCCTGGACGCGGGCGCCAACGACTACGTCGCGAAGCCGTTCAAGTTCGACGAGCTGCTCGCCCGGGTCCGATCCCGCCTGCGCGAGACCGTGCAGACCGGCACGATCGCGGTCGTCCACGGCGACGTGTCGCTCGATGTGCTCACGCGACGGGCCACCGTGGCGGGCCGGGAGATCGATCTGAGCGCGCGGGAGTTCGCGTTGGCGGAGCAGTTCCTCCGCCACCCGGGACAGGTGCTCAGCCGCGAACAGCTGCTCAGCCGCGTGTGGGGCCTGGACTTCGACCCCGGATCCAACGTGGTCGACGTCTACGTCCGCTACCTGCGCGGCAAGTTCGGGCACGAGTGCATCACGACGGTGCGAGGTGCAGGCTACCGCTGGGAGTGA
- a CDS encoding PhoH family protein, translated as MTARAPQQQSREFTDETAEQDLRTYVLDTSVLLSDPRAFFRFAEHSVVIPVVVVTELESKRHDPELGYFARQALRHLDGLRVEHGRLDFPVPVGDGGTLRVELNNTDPTVLPSGMRLGDNDTRILAVAMHLAQDGSEVTVVSKDLPMRVKAASLGLHAEEYLAEQAVDSGWTGIADLNVGGDDMSDLYESEVAASDDVVGLPVNTGLIIHSERGSALGRVTGDGAYRLVRGDREVFGLHGRSAEQRIAIDLLLDPDVGIVSLGGRAGTGKSALALCAGLESVLERQQQRKIIVFRPLFAVGGQELGYLPGDAAEKMNPWGQAVFDTLGSVVSPNVLEEVLARGLLEVLPLTHIRGRSLHDAFVIVDEAQSLERNVLLTVLSRVGQNSRVILTHDVGQRDNLRVGRHDGIASVIETLKGHALFGHVTLTRSERSAIAALVTDLLEAGELS; from the coding sequence GTGACCGCACGAGCACCGCAGCAGCAGAGCCGGGAGTTCACCGACGAGACCGCGGAGCAGGACCTCCGGACGTACGTGCTGGACACCTCCGTCCTCCTGAGCGATCCGCGGGCGTTCTTCCGCTTCGCCGAGCATTCCGTCGTGATCCCCGTCGTGGTCGTCACCGAGCTGGAGAGCAAACGGCACGACCCCGAGCTGGGCTACTTCGCCCGTCAGGCCCTGCGCCACCTGGACGGCCTGCGCGTCGAGCACGGCCGGCTGGATTTCCCCGTGCCCGTCGGTGACGGCGGCACGCTGCGGGTCGAGCTGAACAACACCGACCCCACGGTGCTGCCCTCGGGCATGCGGCTGGGCGACAACGACACCCGCATCCTCGCCGTCGCGATGCACCTCGCGCAGGACGGCAGTGAGGTCACGGTCGTCTCCAAAGACCTCCCGATGCGGGTCAAGGCCGCGTCGCTGGGCCTGCACGCCGAGGAGTACCTCGCCGAGCAGGCAGTCGACTCGGGATGGACCGGCATCGCCGACCTGAACGTGGGCGGCGACGACATGAGCGACCTCTACGAGTCCGAGGTCGCCGCCAGCGACGACGTCGTGGGGCTGCCGGTGAACACGGGCCTCATCATCCACTCCGAGCGGGGCTCGGCCCTCGGGCGCGTCACGGGGGACGGTGCCTACCGGCTCGTCCGGGGCGACCGGGAGGTGTTCGGCCTGCACGGCCGCTCGGCCGAGCAGCGCATCGCGATCGACCTTCTGCTGGACCCGGACGTGGGCATCGTCTCCCTCGGCGGCCGGGCGGGAACCGGGAAGTCGGCCCTCGCCCTGTGCGCGGGCCTGGAGTCGGTGCTCGAACGCCAGCAGCAGCGCAAGATCATCGTCTTCCGTCCGCTGTTCGCCGTCGGCGGGCAGGAACTCGGATACCTCCCCGGAGACGCCGCGGAGAAGATGAATCCGTGGGGGCAGGCGGTCTTCGACACGCTCGGCTCGGTCGTCTCGCCGAACGTGCTGGAGGAGGTGCTGGCACGCGGCCTCCTCGAGGTGCTGCCCCTCACGCACATCCGCGGCCGCTCACTGCACGATGCGTTCGTGATCGTCGACGAGGCCCAGTCGCTGGAGCGCAACGTCCTCCTCACCGTCCTCAGCCGCGTCGGGCAGAACTCCCGCGTCATCCTCACCCACGACGTCGGTCAGCGCGACAACCTGCGTGTGGGCCGGCACGACGGCATCGCGTCGGTCATCGAGACGCTCAAGGGCCACGCCCTGTTCGGGCACGTCACGCTGACGCGGTCGGAGCGCTCGGCGATCGCCGCCCTGGTCACCGACCTGCTGGAGGCGGGCGAGCTGTCGTGA
- a CDS encoding isoprenyl transferase, which produces MSGGGGNQGRGPLYRLYINRLRRRLHPETVPHHVAMMIDGNRRWARQLGYETAAHGHRAGAAKMREFLRWCDDLGIEVVSLYLLSTDNLRKRESRELADLIDIIAELADELSRESDWRVQHVGRADLLPPDLARVLADAQERTREHTGLHVNLAVGYGGRSEIVDAVRSIIAQHDREGGSLEELAASLTPEQIGEHLYTGGQADPDLVIRTSGEQRLSDFLLWQSAHSEFYFVEALGPDLREVDFLRAIRDYADRDRRYGG; this is translated from the coding sequence GTGAGCGGTGGCGGCGGCAATCAGGGCAGAGGGCCGCTGTATCGGCTCTACATCAACCGCCTCCGCCGGCGCCTGCACCCGGAGACGGTGCCGCACCACGTGGCGATGATGATCGACGGCAATCGGCGGTGGGCGCGTCAGCTGGGTTACGAGACCGCCGCACACGGCCACCGGGCCGGCGCGGCCAAGATGCGCGAGTTCCTGCGCTGGTGCGACGACCTCGGCATCGAGGTCGTGTCGCTGTACCTTCTGTCCACCGACAACCTCCGCAAGCGCGAGTCCCGGGAACTGGCCGACCTGATCGACATCATCGCCGAGCTCGCCGACGAGCTCTCGCGCGAGTCCGATTGGCGCGTGCAGCACGTGGGCCGCGCCGACCTCCTGCCGCCCGACCTGGCGCGAGTGCTCGCCGACGCGCAGGAGCGCACCCGCGAGCACACCGGGCTGCACGTGAACCTGGCCGTCGGCTACGGCGGTCGCAGCGAGATCGTCGACGCGGTGCGCAGCATCATCGCCCAGCACGACCGCGAGGGCGGGTCGCTGGAGGAACTGGCGGCCAGCCTGACCCCCGAGCAGATCGGCGAGCACCTCTACACCGGCGGTCAAGCCGACCCCGACCTCGTCATCCGCACGTCGGGCGAGCAGCGCCTGAGCGACTTCCTGCTGTGGCAGAGCGCCCACAGCGAGTTCTACTTCGTCGAGGCGCTGGGCCCCGACCTGCGCGAGGTCGACTTCCTCCGCGCCATCCGCGACTACGCCGATCGCGACCGCCGCTACGGCGGATGA